A region from the Zonotrichia leucophrys gambelii isolate GWCS_2022_RI chromosome Z, RI_Zleu_2.0, whole genome shotgun sequence genome encodes:
- the ZNF367 gene encoding zinc finger protein 367 has product MAERLPPGAPPVIFCQDSPKRVLVSVIKTTPIKPSSAGSGAEEPMPVPPVPTSPGFSDFMVYPWRWGENAHNVTLSPGGGDSTAGPSALPPPRGGAGRVPGGDEEKAGSPGSGGRHRHLKDGIRRGRPRADTVRDLISEGEHSSSRIRCNICNRVFPREKSLQAHKRTHTGERPYLCDYPDCGKAFVQSGQLKTHQRLHTGEKPFVCSENGCLSRFTHANRHCPKHPYARLKREELTDRLSKKETADNKAVAEWLAKYWETREQRAPALKTKAIQKTDQEQQDPMEYLQSDEEDDEEKNSAHSAARHRRLQEQRERMHGALALIELANLAVAPLRQ; this is encoded by the exons ATGGCGGAGCGGCTCCCGCCGGGCGCTCCCCCGGTGATTTTTTGCCAGGACTCCCCGAAGCGCGTCCTGGTCTCCGTTATCAAAACCACGCCGATCAAGCCCTCCtcggcggggagcggggccgagGAGCCGATGCCCGTCCCGCCCGTCCCCACCAGCCCCGGCTTCAGCGACTTCATGGTCTACCCCTGGCGCTGGGGCGAGAACGCCCACAACGTGACCCTCAGCCCCGGCGGCGGCGACAGTACCGCCGGCCCGTCAGCCCTGCCGCCGCCCCGCGGGGGAGCGGGCAGAGTTCCCGGCGGGGACGAGGAGAAGGCGGGGAGcccggggagcggcgggcggCACCGGCACCTGAAG GATGGAATAAGACGTGGCCGTCCAAGAGCAGACACCGTCCGAGACCTGATCAGTGAAGGAGAGCACTCTTCCAGCAGGATACGCTGCAATATTTGCAACAGGGTCTTTCCACGAGAGAAGTCACTGCAAGCCCATAAACGAACTCACACCG GTGAAAGGCCTTATTTATGTGATTACCCAGATTGTGGGAAAGCCTTTGTACAGAGTGGGCAGCTCAAAACTCACCAGCGTCTCCACACAGGAGAGAAGCCCTTTGTCTGCTCAGAGAATG GCTGTTTAAGCAGATTCACACATGCAAACCGTCATTGTCCCAAACATCCCTATGCCCGACTGAAGAGGGAAGAGCTCACAGACAGGCTGAGTAAGAAGGAGACAGCTGACAATAAAGCTGTGGCTGAGTGGCTAGCGAA ATACTGGGAGACTAGAGAGCAGCGTGCTCCTGCTTTGAAGACCAAAGCAATCCAGAAAACAGATCAGGAACAGCAGGACCCAATGGAGTATCTTCAGTCGGATGAAGAGGACgatgaagagaaaaacagtgCTCATTCAGCTGCCCGCCACCGTCGCCTCCAGGAGCAGCGTGAACGCATGCATGGCGCGCTGGCACTCATTGAGCTGGCAAACTTAGCTGTGGCACCCCTGCGACAGTAG